Proteins found in one Synergistetes bacterium HGW-Synergistetes-1 genomic segment:
- a CDS encoding leucine--tRNA ligase — MPYDFGAIEPKWQKEWTESKVFEVEADSSKEKFYCLEMFPYPSGALHMGHLRNYSIGDLLARFLRMQGYNVLYPMGFDAFGMPAENAAIKMKLPPAEWTWSNIEHMTNQLKRAGYSYDWRRRVETCNVNYYKWNQWLFLQFYKKGLVYRKHAPVNWCEDCKTVLANEQVVGEGVCWRCGTPVVKRGLEQWFIRITDYAQELVDCLDDLDGWPERVVTMQRNWIGRSEGVHFKMDIVDTDLSIEAFTTRIDTIFGVTFVAMAAEHPFVEAFAEKVGGTKAEELRAFAKKMSSRSAIERTAVGADKEGIETGFYAINPVNGEKVPIWIADYILTDYGTGAIMGVPAHDQRDFDFARKYGIPVIPVVRPEDGPVPDGATMPESVDADGIACNSGEFDGLPTPQAIEKIGEWFDKKKLGSKEVQFRLRDWLISRQRYWGTPIPMIYCDHCGIVPVPEDQLPVELPLDIEMPENGGNPLALREDWINTTCPVCGKPARRETDTMDTFFCSSWYFSRYTSPWETEQPFDKDDAAYWMNVDQYIGGIEHACLHLIYARFFTKVCADLGLLPKDMREPFKRLLTQGMVIKDGAKMSKSLGNVVDPDEIIKKFGADTARLFILFASPPEKDLDWSERGVEGANRFLGRVWRLVEANLEEIRSASKERVPMKDIKAVDVRDIKRITHNTLDRVTKDISEERQFNTAVARLMELTNALISFKPKTPEAWSVMKEGVETLLSCLSPFAPHITEELWHNIGNETFLSVEKWFDVDPESLADDEVTVVLQINGKVREQFTVRADMSGEDLQKEILSRPQTLKRIEGKEIIKIIPIPGKLVNIVVKG, encoded by the coding sequence ATGCCATACGATTTTGGTGCCATAGAACCAAAATGGCAGAAGGAATGGACCGAATCAAAGGTTTTCGAAGTTGAGGCAGACAGCAGTAAAGAAAAATTTTACTGCCTTGAGATGTTCCCCTATCCAAGCGGAGCACTCCATATGGGGCACTTGCGCAATTATTCCATTGGGGATCTTTTGGCAAGATTCCTAAGGATGCAGGGCTATAACGTCCTCTATCCCATGGGTTTCGACGCTTTCGGGATGCCTGCCGAAAACGCTGCCATAAAAATGAAACTCCCTCCTGCTGAATGGACATGGAGCAATATCGAACATATGACCAATCAGCTCAAGAGAGCAGGCTACAGTTATGACTGGAGACGCAGGGTAGAGACATGCAACGTTAATTACTATAAATGGAACCAGTGGCTTTTCCTCCAGTTCTATAAGAAAGGACTTGTATACCGCAAGCACGCCCCCGTCAACTGGTGCGAAGACTGCAAAACAGTTCTTGCAAACGAACAGGTCGTAGGAGAAGGCGTCTGCTGGCGCTGCGGCACGCCTGTAGTTAAGCGCGGACTGGAACAGTGGTTTATTAGGATAACAGATTATGCACAGGAACTCGTAGACTGCCTCGACGATCTTGACGGATGGCCGGAACGGGTAGTTACCATGCAGAGAAACTGGATAGGCAGATCCGAAGGAGTCCATTTTAAAATGGACATCGTCGATACTGACCTCAGTATTGAAGCATTCACAACAAGGATAGATACCATTTTCGGCGTCACCTTCGTTGCAATGGCAGCTGAACACCCCTTTGTTGAGGCATTTGCTGAAAAGGTCGGAGGGACTAAGGCTGAAGAGCTTAGGGCTTTCGCAAAGAAAATGTCATCGCGCAGCGCGATAGAGCGTACTGCAGTAGGTGCAGATAAAGAGGGCATCGAGACCGGATTCTACGCGATAAACCCTGTGAACGGAGAAAAAGTGCCTATCTGGATAGCTGACTACATCCTTACTGATTATGGGACCGGAGCGATAATGGGTGTTCCAGCCCACGATCAGAGGGACTTCGACTTTGCAAGAAAATACGGAATACCCGTGATCCCGGTAGTCAGACCTGAGGACGGGCCAGTCCCTGACGGGGCGACGATGCCTGAGTCTGTTGATGCCGACGGTATAGCATGCAACTCAGGCGAGTTCGACGGTCTGCCAACACCTCAGGCGATCGAAAAAATTGGTGAATGGTTCGATAAAAAGAAACTTGGAAGCAAAGAAGTCCAGTTCAGGCTGAGGGACTGGCTCATCTCGAGACAGCGCTACTGGGGAACCCCCATACCAATGATCTACTGTGATCACTGCGGGATCGTCCCGGTGCCTGAGGATCAGCTTCCCGTAGAACTGCCCCTTGATATCGAGATGCCTGAAAACGGAGGCAATCCACTTGCACTTCGTGAAGACTGGATAAATACCACGTGCCCTGTTTGCGGAAAGCCGGCAAGGCGTGAAACAGATACAATGGACACCTTTTTCTGCTCTTCATGGTACTTTAGCAGGTATACATCACCATGGGAGACAGAACAGCCTTTTGACAAGGATGATGCTGCTTACTGGATGAACGTCGATCAGTACATCGGCGGTATCGAGCACGCATGTCTCCATCTCATCTACGCCAGGTTCTTTACAAAAGTATGCGCGGACCTGGGACTTCTTCCAAAGGACATGAGAGAGCCATTCAAAAGGCTTCTTACCCAGGGGATGGTCATAAAAGACGGGGCCAAAATGTCCAAATCGCTTGGCAACGTTGTCGATCCCGACGAGATAATCAAAAAATTTGGAGCTGACACGGCAAGACTATTTATACTTTTTGCCTCGCCGCCGGAAAAAGACCTGGACTGGTCTGAACGTGGGGTAGAAGGCGCAAACCGCTTCCTTGGACGGGTATGGCGTCTTGTTGAAGCAAACCTTGAGGAGATCAGGTCTGCTTCAAAAGAGCGGGTCCCGATGAAAGACATTAAAGCGGTGGATGTCAGGGATATCAAACGCATCACCCACAACACTTTAGACAGGGTAACAAAGGACATAAGCGAAGAGCGCCAGTTTAACACAGCTGTTGCAAGGCTCATGGAACTTACTAATGCGCTGATCAGCTTTAAGCCGAAGACTCCGGAGGCATGGTCAGTGATGAAAGAGGGAGTGGAGACCCTTCTTTCTTGTCTCTCTCCTTTTGCACCGCATATTACCGAAGAGCTTTGGCATAATATCGGAAACGAAACGTTCCTCTCAGTTGAGAAGTGGTTTGATGTAGATCCGGAGTCCCTTGCTGATGATGAGGTCACAGTTGTGCTCCAGATAAACGGCAAAGTACGCGAGCAGTTTACAGTAAGGGCCGACATGTCAGGAGAAGACCTTCAGAAGGAAATACTGTCAAGACCTCAGACACTTAAGAGGATAGAGGGTAAAGAGATAATAAAGATCATCCCGATACCCGGCAAACTGGTAAACATAGTGGTGAAGGGCTGA
- a CDS encoding beta-aspartyl-peptidase, which yields MRLELHKIHITGLAFADKTYTSGGTLFINKDKAEAVIAEDKRFAKVELDLACPGESTRIIPVKDVIEPRVKIGRNSYFPGFFAPMEKAGSGETLVLDGAAVVTCGPIVAFQEGFIDMSGPGAPYTPFSQTFNVVLYVEPAENLEKHLYEAALREAGLKLAVYLAKCSAENEWKADEVQVFEKGNSFEETQKYPDLPKIVYVCMNITQGLLHDTYLYANDLKPALPTLLHPNEVLDGAMVSGNCVSACDKNTTWHHLHNPIVQALYARHGKEINFMGMIPTQESTVMDGKLRAAAMNLSIAQQLGADGAIISEEGYGNPDTDLCLNARFFENAGIKAVLVSDESAGTDGASQSLADATPELDAFISTGNVNEMIEVPAMDKVIGCKEAISLLSGGAEESLRSDGSMFVELQSVIASTAEIGFNKLGCEWI from the coding sequence ATGCGGCTGGAACTGCACAAGATACACATCACCGGCCTTGCTTTCGCCGATAAGACATACACGTCCGGCGGAACTCTTTTTATCAACAAAGATAAGGCTGAGGCAGTCATAGCAGAAGACAAACGTTTTGCTAAAGTTGAACTGGACCTGGCATGTCCGGGAGAAAGCACACGCATCATACCTGTCAAGGACGTTATCGAACCCCGAGTTAAGATCGGCAGGAACTCTTACTTTCCAGGGTTTTTTGCGCCTATGGAAAAAGCAGGATCAGGAGAGACCCTTGTCCTTGACGGGGCTGCGGTGGTCACCTGCGGTCCTATAGTTGCATTCCAGGAAGGATTCATAGACATGAGCGGGCCCGGAGCGCCTTATACTCCGTTCTCGCAGACATTTAATGTAGTCCTCTACGTTGAACCTGCAGAAAATCTTGAGAAGCATCTCTATGAGGCCGCACTCCGCGAAGCCGGACTTAAGCTCGCAGTCTACCTTGCAAAGTGCAGTGCGGAGAACGAATGGAAAGCTGATGAAGTCCAGGTCTTCGAAAAGGGGAACTCTTTCGAGGAGACACAAAAATATCCCGATCTGCCAAAGATCGTATATGTCTGCATGAATATAACGCAGGGTCTGCTTCACGACACATACCTTTATGCGAACGACCTGAAGCCGGCTCTGCCGACACTCCTTCACCCCAACGAAGTACTTGACGGAGCCATGGTCTCAGGAAACTGCGTATCAGCATGCGACAAAAATACTACATGGCACCATCTCCACAATCCTATTGTCCAGGCTCTTTACGCGAGACACGGCAAAGAAATCAACTTTATGGGAATGATCCCCACCCAGGAAAGCACTGTTATGGACGGCAAACTAAGGGCGGCAGCCATGAACCTTTCGATAGCACAGCAGCTTGGAGCCGACGGAGCGATAATATCAGAGGAAGGGTACGGAAACCCTGACACAGACCTCTGCCTGAATGCCAGATTCTTTGAGAACGCTGGGATCAAAGCTGTCCTTGTCTCCGATGAATCAGCGGGAACTGACGGAGCAAGCCAGAGTCTTGCGGATGCAACACCGGAACTTGATGCTTTCATCTCCACAGGAAACGTTAATGAGATGATAGAAGTGCCGGCTATGGACAAAGTTATCGGCTGTAAAGAAGCAATATCTCTTCTTTCAGGTGGTGCTGAAGAGAGCCTGAGAAGTGACGGTTCAATGTTCGTAGAGCTTCAGTCGGTTATTGCTTCAACTGCAGAGATCGGTTTCAACAAACTTGGCTGCGAGTGGATCTAA
- a CDS encoding glycine/betaine/sarcosine/D-proline family reductase selenoprotein B, whose translation MTYRIVHYINQFYAGIGGEEMADHKPELREGYVGPGMQIEKLFNGEGKVVGTVICGDGYYGEHTDQARIECLELIKGLQPDILFAGPAFNAGRYGFACGDIAATVGEELNIPTVSAMYPENPGVELYSKKTYIAITTDSARGMAKAIPSMVSIGEKLLKREKMGPARLEGYIHRGIRKSFFHEKSGAERAVEMLLAKLKGEGFRTEYEMPVFNKIPPAAPVSDLSKATIALVSSGGIVPKGNPDHIRVSSAESFGAYDISELKNMTPENYESIHGGYDREWANVDPDVVLPLDVMRELEAEGVIGKIHPIFYTTTGTGTAVANAERFGKEIGEELKKAGVDAAILTSTUGTCTRCGASMTREIERVAGIPVVQIATIVPIMLTVGTNRIVPGVAIPHPTGNPALGPEGDKAVRRELLLRSFKALTTPVTEQTIFEK comes from the coding sequence ATGACATACAGGATAGTTCATTACATAAACCAATTTTACGCCGGAATAGGCGGAGAAGAGATGGCAGACCACAAACCGGAACTTAGGGAAGGTTATGTCGGTCCCGGAATGCAGATCGAGAAACTCTTCAACGGAGAAGGCAAAGTCGTAGGAACTGTAATATGCGGAGACGGATATTACGGCGAGCATACCGATCAGGCAAGGATCGAATGCCTTGAGTTGATAAAGGGGCTACAGCCGGACATCCTCTTTGCAGGTCCTGCCTTCAACGCAGGAAGGTACGGCTTCGCCTGCGGAGATATTGCCGCAACGGTTGGGGAAGAACTCAATATCCCTACGGTATCGGCAATGTATCCCGAAAACCCCGGAGTTGAACTTTACTCGAAGAAAACTTACATAGCAATAACAACTGACAGCGCCAGAGGCATGGCAAAAGCAATTCCATCCATGGTCAGCATCGGGGAAAAACTGCTCAAGCGCGAGAAGATGGGACCAGCAAGGCTGGAAGGCTACATCCACCGCGGCATAAGAAAATCATTCTTCCATGAAAAGAGCGGCGCAGAGAGAGCTGTTGAAATGCTGCTCGCAAAACTCAAAGGAGAAGGATTCCGTACAGAGTACGAGATGCCTGTCTTCAACAAGATCCCGCCTGCAGCTCCTGTAAGTGACCTCAGTAAAGCAACGATCGCGCTTGTATCTTCGGGCGGCATAGTCCCCAAGGGGAACCCGGACCATATAAGAGTTTCATCTGCAGAAAGTTTCGGAGCTTATGACATTTCTGAGCTCAAGAATATGACACCGGAAAATTACGAGTCTATCCACGGAGGATATGACAGAGAGTGGGCAAACGTTGACCCGGATGTCGTCCTTCCCCTCGATGTAATGCGCGAGCTGGAGGCTGAAGGAGTTATCGGAAAGATCCATCCGATTTTCTACACTACGACGGGAACGGGAACAGCCGTTGCAAACGCGGAAAGATTTGGCAAGGAAATTGGCGAAGAGCTTAAAAAAGCAGGGGTAGACGCGGCAATACTGACATCTACCTGAGGAACCTGCACACGATGCGGCGCATCGATGACCCGCGAGATCGAAAGAGTAGCAGGTATACCAGTTGTGCAGATAGCAACGATAGTCCCGATAATGCTCACTGTCGGCACAAACAGGATAGTTCCTGGAGTAGCGATACCTCATCCGACCGGCAACCCTGCACTGGGTCCGGAAGGCGATAAAGCAGTCAGGAGAGAGCTGCTGCTCCGCTCTTTCAAGGCATTGACGACACCTGTAACAGAGCAGACTATTTTTGAAAAATGA
- a CDS encoding thiol reductase thioredoxin: protein MIELTKENCDAEVREEKVLPVVVDFWGPQCVPCMGLMPHYMEMAKEFEGKAKFTKVDCSVNKRVAMGFRVMGLPTFLFWKDGVEVRRLTKEECTPETIRAEIEKLIA, encoded by the coding sequence ATGATCGAATTGACAAAGGAAAATTGTGACGCTGAGGTACGCGAAGAGAAAGTGCTCCCGGTAGTTGTGGATTTCTGGGGACCTCAGTGCGTCCCGTGCATGGGACTTATGCCCCATTACATGGAAATGGCAAAAGAATTTGAGGGCAAGGCCAAGTTCACAAAGGTAGACTGCTCTGTAAACAAGAGAGTTGCAATGGGGTTCCGGGTAATGGGTCTTCCCACATTCCTTTTCTGGAAAGACGGGGTCGAAGTAAGGCGCCTGACCAAAGAAGAGTGTACACCCGAAACGATCAGGGCAGAGATAGAAAAACTCATCGCATAG
- a CDS encoding glycine/sarcosine/betaine reductase complex selenoprotein A, with protein sequence MGKLAGKKLLLLGERDGVPGPAMEACLKESGAEIVFSATECFVUTAAGAMDLQNQQRIVDAAEKYGAENCVVILGSSDAEGAEIYAETVTNGDPTFAGPLAGVPLGLAVYHVFDEEIRSECNEIKRTAEP encoded by the coding sequence ATGGGCAAACTGGCAGGTAAGAAACTTCTCCTCCTGGGAGAAAGGGACGGCGTCCCTGGACCGGCCATGGAGGCATGTCTGAAAGAAAGCGGAGCTGAGATAGTATTTTCTGCTACCGAATGCTTCGTCTGAACCGCAGCAGGGGCAATGGACCTGCAGAACCAGCAGCGCATCGTTGATGCGGCTGAAAAGTATGGAGCCGAGAACTGTGTAGTGATACTGGGTTCTTCGGATGCGGAAGGCGCAGAGATCTACGCCGAGACCGTAACGAACGGCGATCCTACTTTTGCAGGACCACTTGCAGGAGTCCCGTTGGGACTCGCGGTATACCACGTGTTTGATGAAGAGATCCGTTCTGAATGCAATGAAATTAAAAGGACCGCGGAGCCCTGA
- a CDS encoding acyl-CoA thioesterase — MTQKDYTLATTIRVRYSETDQMGVVYYANYLDWFEVARTEFCRLTGIPYSKWEEDGLILPVVESHCRYKHPARYDDQIQLWCRITDVKIYSVTFEYRLLKASDYKLIAEGWTKHGCTNCDGRLYKKEHPFYNWLISQERLKPSEE; from the coding sequence ATGACACAAAAAGACTACACGCTTGCGACTACGATAAGGGTGAGGTACAGCGAAACTGACCAGATGGGAGTCGTTTATTACGCGAACTACCTTGACTGGTTCGAGGTAGCCAGAACAGAGTTTTGCCGTCTGACGGGCATCCCCTATTCAAAATGGGAAGAGGATGGTCTGATCCTTCCTGTCGTCGAAAGCCACTGCCGATACAAACATCCTGCAAGGTATGATGACCAGATACAGCTCTGGTGCAGGATAACAGATGTGAAAATTTACAGCGTGACATTCGAATACAGGCTGTTGAAGGCTTCTGATTACAAACTCATTGCAGAGGGCTGGACAAAACATGGTTGTACGAACTGTGATGGACGGCTCTACAAAAAAGAACATCCCTTTTATAACTGGCTGATCTCCCAAGAGCGGCTGAAACCATCGGAAGAATAG
- a CDS encoding nitroreductase, which translates to MWSMIVDPTKCTRCGICVKACPAGIVKFGETGLPEMEIKASANCIECGHCALFCPESANSLSFLKNEEMVAVSGLKMPSAQEAMNFIKTRRSIRRFKKAPLSQELFDQIFDVVKFAPTASNQQPVRWVVSADPEKTQEITNLILCWMREEIFKDPTSRISLIGASMIAKAKAGEDALLRGAPHVAVAVVPKAHMWPEDASIALTYFELAAHALGIGACWGGFLTAAIRNFEGLREYLAIGSDEHVCGAQMFGYPLLRPARQYPIRKPLNISWIK; encoded by the coding sequence ATGTGGTCAATGATAGTAGATCCTACAAAATGCACCAGATGCGGAATTTGTGTAAAAGCGTGCCCAGCAGGTATAGTTAAGTTTGGGGAGACCGGTCTTCCGGAGATGGAGATAAAGGCTTCAGCGAACTGCATTGAGTGCGGTCATTGCGCACTCTTTTGCCCGGAAAGCGCCAATTCTCTTTCTTTCCTGAAAAATGAAGAAATGGTGGCAGTTTCAGGTCTCAAAATGCCATCAGCACAAGAAGCAATGAATTTCATAAAAACAAGGAGAAGCATCAGGCGTTTCAAAAAAGCCCCCCTTTCTCAGGAGTTATTTGATCAGATTTTTGATGTCGTAAAATTTGCTCCAACTGCATCAAACCAGCAGCCGGTGAGATGGGTAGTATCTGCAGATCCTGAAAAAACGCAGGAGATAACGAATCTTATCCTTTGCTGGATGAGAGAAGAAATATTCAAGGACCCGACCTCCAGGATCTCGCTTATCGGAGCATCTATGATAGCAAAGGCCAAAGCTGGGGAAGATGCCCTATTACGTGGCGCGCCTCATGTTGCCGTTGCGGTAGTGCCAAAGGCCCATATGTGGCCGGAAGATGCTTCTATAGCTCTTACATACTTTGAACTGGCAGCGCATGCCCTTGGCATCGGGGCCTGCTGGGGAGGTTTTCTCACTGCAGCAATAAGGAATTTTGAAGGATTAAGAGAGTATCTTGCCATAGGCTCTGATGAACATGTCTGCGGCGCACAGATGTTTGGTTACCCGCTGCTCAGGCCTGCCAGACAATATCCGATAAGAAAACCGCTGAATATTTCATGGATCAAATAA